TTAACCTCCTGCCAGGTCGCTCGGACAAAAGCACGGCCCCTGGCCCGAAGCTTCGGATGTAGGCCTCCCCGTGAAACGGAGGCCTAGACAGTGCCTGTGTGGACAACAGGCCTCCGTCACTCTTGTGTCCCAACTGATAGAGGGTCCATGTCTTCTCTTTGGGAAGCCTTTCAGCCACCTGACCAGTAGGACTTTCACTTCCAGGATGAATATCACACACAGTGTGGCTTCTATCATCTAAGCACAAAGGGGAAAGAGGGAATGTTACACAATAGATTAATTGACCTATTCCTAAACACAACAGCAGCAGATGCCGTATGCAGCGATGGGAAACGTTAAATAGTCACGCGTCAATAGAGGTTAACGGTGAAAAATGTAGGGGAAAAAGTAAGTGAGACAGACCAACCCCAATTATTTGCTGATGAGGTTTGGCAAGTTGGCGAGCTCGTCTCCTGTGTTGTTTTGGCTGGGGAGGCTCCACAGACCCGAGTCATTTGGCTGTCCTGGCTCTCGGGTGACACCTGAGAGCCCTGGTGACACAACTTCACAGATGTCCTGGACATCTGACTCTCTTTATCAACACCCTGCATCGGTTTGTGGGATATCTGAGTGTCCCGATCAATAGTTGGAAGCAATGTTCTAGATTCTGGCGTGGCAATTGGCAGCAATGTTTTCGATGTTTGAGTCGAGTGGCTGGCCGAAACAAGCACCGTCCTCGATATCTGTGTGGCTTGATCAATCCTGGGCAGGCATGGTGTGGATGTCTGTGTTGACCTTTCAAATGAAGGCAGGCACTCTGAAATCGAGATGACCGAGGGCATCAAAACAAATGTGAGACATGAAGCACTGCTTGGAAATCATTGACTGTTTTTTTGTAATCTCACCTTTAGATGGTTTTCGTGACACTCTTGGAGATTCCAGCCTGTCCGAGGAAGTCCTTCTCCTGATTGGTATTTCTTCAACTGTCTCAGAGCAACACTTTATTGGAGGAACAGATTGGCATCTTGTCCTGCTTCCCTTTGGTGATGGGTGTCTGCCTTGTAGTTTATCAAGGGATGGAGATCTCTCTGTTGATTAACATGTTGCTTTGTTTGTGATTAAGTCATTACTTAGCATTGTACTGTAAGACATTATGGTGACTTCATGCAGACTCTTAAACTCAAAATCTACACTTACGGAGGATCATGGAAACTTTAGGGGACAACCTAGGAAAGGCGATGTTCTCTCTCGATCGTTCAATCCCCACTCCCACACTATCTGCACTTGCTCCGGTAGAGGGAGTTTCTAAAGCTGAAGCAAGTGTTGGGTCAGTAGGCAAAGTGTCTATTAGGTGTTCAGCACTGTGAGTTGTTGAAGACGGCGCTTGTGGATTCACTTCCTCAACAGTTGCTGTCTCATCCATGTCTAGCTCAGATTCCACATCCAGTGAGTCTACAGGGTTAAGGATATTTCAATTCAACATTATATATTCTAATTTTACAGTCAGGCCTGGGAACACATGcactgcagaggtgtcaaaaataaaagtaggCATCAATTTGTGGAAGTAAAAATCGTAGAATTGAATTCATTCACAccagtacatgatattacactagctattccactgtacctactgAGGTACATAGATTGaattgttactggaaaaaaaaatctttaaaaaaaaactgccccaaatttgatccaaccagctcagaaTCATCTGATCGTAAGATGGGACCTGTAGATCAGTTACGGGGTGAAGTCACCTTTGTTGGAAGGAAGCTGTAGCTTGTgggattttttaattttatttagagcactatatatattttacttttacttttgacacttctcaTACAGTCTAACGGTGAGTGGTCATAATTTCCAGTCATGCAGGCAGCCTTTCTTCACTGAGTGTATACTGTAGCTGGTATGACCGGATGCACATTAGCCCATTACCTGTACAGTACACTTTGTTTACCAATTCCCCATTCAATATGTAATTAGTTGATCACTATGCTAGAGGACAGAGATGTAAGACCAGTACCCCTCAAAAacaataacacagacacacacaccacccagtacctcgtagcctcttagtgcagatggggcaattcacactttgctggaaagactacTACATCATTAACATCATGACAACAGTGCTATAACTTTACCAACAgccttacgtaacagattaagacttagtcGTTTCAGTTTTGAGGACTACAACAAGGTTACAAACATAGGCTATGCATAAAGTGGTTAAGTAATCAGCTACAAATATACTGTACCAGCCAGTAAAGGCATGCATATGACTCCAATTACCTTCCACAGGTGCTTTTGTAAAACCAGACGTAGACAGTTCATCCAGGGATTGTACTTGATTTAAATTCTCTATTAAATTGGGAAAGGGACACCGATTATACCAACGAACACACACTTTCATCAACATAGTGACAGCCCAATATTAAAATGAGTAGCCAACTTACCACACAAGGTAACTTTCATCTCTGAGACCACAGGGGACACTCCTGAAGTCAGAAACGTTTCCTCTGTGAGTAATTTTCCTTGTACCAATGTTTCCTTACTTACAACTGTGTCTTCTTTTGGCAACAGCAGGGTCGCACTGGGACTCTGTACTGAGTCCTCAATACTGATTTGGCTCGATTCCAGCAGTGGATCCAGATTCAAAGCTGCTTCAATTGACATTGAGGAAGTTTTGGGAGATAGTTTTGGGGAGCTTGTGCCATTTACTGGGCCTGTTGACACCTCTGAAATGTCCTCTACACTCTGTGACTCGACTGCAGACAGAGTTTGAGCTTGTTGTTCAACATATGGTGTCTGATCAGCATCACTTCGCTCTTGTCTCGCCTCATTCAGCTCTGCTGATGGTGAATTCAGGTCACGCTCACTAGATAAAACTTGGAGCGTGGGTGTATCCGGCTCCAGCTCTGTGCTGCTTTGCACTTTAAGCCCTTGGGAAATTCAAATGCATGAACAGAAAACATTATCCCACCCAGTTTCACAATATACTACTTCAGAACACAACTCAGAAAGTTTTGGCAGCCGGAGGAAAAATACAGAATAAGCACATTTTTGGTGGTACAGAAATCTTTGTTATCCTGTTCTACTTTCTTGGGGGATATGCAAATAAATATCAGTACTTAGTCACTACTCATAATTCACATCTTTTTTGTTAACGAGCTGTTTCATTTCTGTGTACTTTCAGTCTCAGTGGTCAGTGGTCAGTGGTGGCggagcaggggcggagctgtGTGGAGGGGATATTTTTCTAAGAGCATAATTTATCCGTCATCTTGACAGGGTTGAGAGAGTGAAACCCCTACCACATTTCTATCAAACACAGGCGATTAAACTGGTGAGCGGATCTAGTACCTGCCTTGAGAGCTCATTGCAATCAGCAGATTCTGAGCTGGCTGGAAGTTTGTGGTAGGGTTGTCACTTTCTCAACCTGGGACAGACACCTGAATACATAAACGGTGCACATGTATCTTACCAGATGTCCAAGACAAGCTGGGGGATGTTCTAGGAGAGATCTCTGTCCCTCCAGAATTCAATGTCTCAATGATGATGACCTCCTCATTTGTGGAAGATGGTGGGCAGCAGCGGAACTCTGACACTTCTGAGGGTGGCTCAGCCACTACATTACTCTCACTTGAACACAAAACCACACCGGAAGATTTAGTTGAAAGCACCACTGCACTGGGTGTCTTGATAAAGGGAGCTCTCTCCTCAGCTGATCCAGCTGGTGCTACAACAGCACTGTCACTTTCTAAGCTCTGAATATCGAGGACTGGAGAGTTCACTACAGCCATTGATATTTCTTCCACTACTCCTGATTTTTCAGAGTCTGAAGTATCAGTGACTGAAAGGTGCACATCATCAACAGAGCCTGTGGAAGGTGATGATACTCCCTCCAACACATCTGAAGTAATACCAGATCTGGGAGGCTCCTCCATGGGACAAGTGTTCTGAGTCAGCAATCCACAAGGAGTGAGTTCAGCCTCTTCCACGTATGTTGAAATCAAAGACGGTGAAAGCTTTTCTATACTCGTTTTTGGTGATGCCACTTTCTTTCCAAGGATGTCAACTGTACAACAGTTCTCTGTAACATAAAGAAGCAATTAGTGCAAAACGTATCAAAAGTTTCCAGATTAATTTCAGACATGAACAACTAATACTTGGAATGCGTATCTGGTTCAGCTATAAATACGGTCtcacaaatatactgtatgttgtataaCTTACCAGATGTAAAAGAGTGCTTAAGAGACAATGGAGAACATTGGAGTTTCTCATCTTGCTCAATGTTTTCAATACCATAGTGTGTGATTATTTCTGCTACTCCTTTTTCTACTGCTGTTTcagagtttgtttttaaattctcTTCTTCTAAATGTGTGTGACTTGAACATTGGGCTGCATCCATAGTTTTTTGTATAGGCAAGTCATTTCCAAGACATGGATCAGGAAGGTTTTCTGAGTCATCGGCCATGTGTAACATGGAAAAGACATCATTACGTTCTGCAATACATAGAAGCAATCAATGTAATGTATATTGAAAGTTTCCAGATTAACAACTAATTCTTGGAATGTGTATCTGGTTCAGCTGTAAATGCtgtttcacaaacaaacaaacaaacaaactgtatTTTGTAACTTACCAGATGTAAAAGAGTGCTTAGGAGACAATGGACAACATTGGAGCTTCTCATCTTCCTTGATGATTTCAATACCATTATGGGTGATTATTTCTGATACTACCACTGCTGTTTCAGAATTTTCTTGTAAGTCTTCTTCTAAATTCATGTGACTTGAACATTGGGCTGCATCCAAAGTTTTTTGGAAAGGCAAGTCATTACCAAGACAAGGATCAGGAAGGTTTACTGAGTTATTGTCCACTTGTGACATGGGAAGGACGTCATTCCTTACAATGCTTTGCTGTGAGGATGGTGATTTCACTTCAAGTGAAACGTCAACTGGTTCCACAAGTGAAAAGTTGGTACTTATTTCATGTGGACCCGCAGCCATGTCCTCTGATGTTCCAGCTGACCCAACAACAGCACTGTCACTTCCGGTTTCATCTTGACCAGTTGGCACAATGTCAGTAACTATGTTCTCTGATGTTTCAGGAGGTGCAACTTCAAGGGAAATGTCAAGAGGTTCCACGTCAGAACTTATTTCATCTTGACCAGTTGTAATAATGTCAATAGCCATGCATCTCTGCAGCTGCTCCTCTGATAAGGCGCTCTCACAAATATCTGAACTTGACAGCTGAGGAGACAGTCTTGGGGATCTTGTTCCCACTTGTGACACTTCAGTACTTGTTTCATCTTGACCAGTCATTATAATGTCAGCAAAACCATTCTCTGATGTGTCAGGAGGTGCAACCAAGACACTATCACCTGGTGACTTCTGTACAACATTGGCAGAAAGATTTCCATCATCCAGTGAGCCTATACATATAGCTGAAGGTACTCTTTCCAGCACTGCTGGCATATTAGGCTCTGGAATCATTTCCATGTCATTGGCCGCTTCTGACATGGTAGGTACATCACTCCTTTCAGGGTCTGACTGTGAGGATGATGAGTTCACTTCAAATGAAACGCCAACTGGTTTCACGTTTGAAAAGTTGGTACTTATATCGTCTTGACCAGCAGCCATGTCCTCTGATGTTCCAGCTGACCCAACAACAGCACTGTCACTTCCGGTTTCATCTTGACCAGCTGGCACAATGTCACTAACTATGTTCTCTGATGTTTCAGGAGGTGCAACTTCAAGGGAAATGTCAAGAGGTTCCACGTCAGAACTTATTTCATCTTGACCAGTTGTAATAATGTCAATAGCCATGCATCTCTGCAGCTGCTCCTCTGATAAGGCGCTCTCACAAATATCTGAACTTGACAGCTGAGGAGACAGTCTTGGGGATCTTGTTCCCACTTGTGATACCTCAGTACTTGTTTCATCTTGACCAGACATTGTAATGTCAGTAAAACCATTCTCTGATGAGTCAGGAGGTGCAACCACAACACTATCACTTGGTGACTTCTCATCACTGGCTGAAAGATTTCCACCATCCAGTGAGCCTACACATATAGCTGAAGGTACTCTCTCCAGCACTGCTGGCACATTAGGCTCTGGAACCATTTCCAAGTCACTGGCTTCTTCTGACATGGTAGGTATATCACTCCTTACAATGCTTTGCTGTGAGGATGGTGATTTCACTTCAAGTGAAACGTCAACTGGTTCCATGTGTGAAAAGTTGGTACTTATTTCATGTGGACCAGCAGCCATGTCCTCTGATGTTCTAGCTGACCCAACAACAGCACTGTCACTTCCGGTTTCATCTTGACCAGTTGGCACAATGTCAGTAACTATGTTCTCTGATGTTTCAGGAGGTGCAACTTCTAGGGAAATGTCAAGAGGTTCCACGTCAGAACTTATTTCATCTTGACCAGTTGTAATAATGTCAGTAGCCATGCATCTCTGCAGCAGCTCCTCTGATGAGGCGCTCTCACAAATATCTGAACTTGACAGCTGAGGAGACAGTCTTGGGGATCTTGTTCCCACTTTTGACAATTCAGTACTTGTTTCATCTTGACCAGTCATTATAATGTCAGTAAAACCATTCTCTGATGAGTCAGGAGGTGCAATCACAACACTATCACTTGGTGACTTCTCTACATCACTGGCTGAAAGATTTCCACCATCCAGTGAGCCTACACATATAGCTGAAGGTACTCTCTCCAGCACTGCTGGCATATTAGGCTCTGGAACCATTTCCAAGTCACTGGCTTCTTCTGACATGGTAGGTATATCACTCCTTACAATGCTTTGCTGTGAGGATGGTGATTTCACTTCAAGTGAAACGTCAACTGGTTCCATGTGTGAAAAGTTGGTACTTATTTCATGTGGACCAGCAGCCATGTCCTCTGATGTTCCAGCTGACCCAACAACAGCACTGCCATTTCCGGTTTCATCTTGACCAGCTGGCACAATGTCGGTAACTATGTTCTCTGATGTTTCAGGAGGTGCAACTTCAAGGGAAATGTCAAGAGGTTCCACGTCAGAACTTATTTCATCTTGACCAGTTGTAATAATGTCAGTAGCCATGCATCTCTGCAGCTGCTCCTCTGATAAGGCGCTCTCACAAATATCTGAACTTGACAGCTGAGGAGACAGTCTTGGGGATCTTGTTCCCACTTGTGACACCTCAGTACTTGTTTCATCTTGACCAGACATTGTAATGTCAGTAAAACCATTCTCTGATGTGTCAGGAAGTGCAACCACAACACTATCACTTGGTGACTTCTCTACATCACTGGCTGAAAGATTTCCATCATCCAGTGAGCCTACACATATAGCTGAAGGTTCTCTCTCCAACACTGCTGGCATATTAGGCTCGGGAAGCATTTCCAGGTCACTGGCCACTTCTGACACGGTAGGTTCATCACTCTTTTCAGTGCTTGGCTGTGAGGATGCTGAGTTTACGTCAAGTGAAACATCAACGGGCTCCTCTGGTGAGACGTCAGTGCTTATTTCATCTTGACCGGTAGTAACAGTGTCAATAGCCATGCATCTTTGCAGCTGCTCTGATGAAGCTCTCTTAGAAACATCTGAACTTGACAGCTGAGGAGACAATCTTGGGATTCTTGTTCCCACTTGTGAAACGTCAGCATTAGTTTCATCTTGAACAGTAACCATGCACCCTGAAATTCCTGCTGACCCAAGAACAGCATAGTCACTTTCTGCTTCCTCTTGGCCAGTCGTTGTAATGTAAGTAACAACATTCTCTAATGTTTCAGGAGGTGCAATAACAATACTGTCAACATTGGCTGAAAGGCCTCCATCATCCTGTGAGCCGTCACATGTACCTGAAGCCTCCAACACTGATGGCATACAAGGCTCAGGAAGCATTTCCAAATAATCAGCCACTTGTGACATTGGAAGGACATCACCAATTTGAGTGCTTGGCTGTAAGGATGCTGAGTTAACTTGGAGTGAAAGGTCAACTGGTTCCTCTAGTGAAACAGCAGTACTTAATTCATGTTTAGTTTCAGTTTTAATAATGTCAGTCGCCATGTACACTGATGTTACAGCTGGCCCAACAACAGCACTTTCACTTCCTGAATTGTGAACATCCAAATTTGTATCTCGCTTAATCCATTCAACACTGGAAGCAATTATTTCTGATACTGATATTTCTGCTGCTGTTTCATAGGCTTTCTGATCTAAATTAGCATGGCTTGAACATTTGGCTGCATCCAAGGTTTTCGGTGAAGAGATATTGTCGCTAGACGAGAGCAATTGAGAGTGGTCTTCTGCTGGCACCATTGCAGGCAGGTCTGGGGATGATCTCTGAAGCTCCTCTGATAATGTGGTCTCAGTGCTTAGTTGCGCGGATGCCCACACCACTTCTAGTGGCACATCAACTGgctttgcattctctctctcttgaaaaaaaGATAGGCATAGACAAAAATTAAGGTCAAAATAACACTTAAATGTGAGTATAAAACTAGACAgttaaatgtatgttattctctATAACTGTGGCTATCCTTCTTACCAGATGTAGAGGATAATTCTGGAGATATTAGCCTCTCAACTGACTCCACTCTCTGAGTAATGTTCTCTCCACTTGATGCTGAGGATGCTTGTATTTTGCATTGAACTTCCATATCTAAGTTTTCGGCTCTTGAGCATTCAACTGCCTCAGATGTTTTCTCTGAAAGTACATCTTTATCAACAGGCAACAGCCCCAACAGACCAAACAGCCTCAATTCATCTACTGGCACATCTGCTGAAACTTTAGAACTTATTTCATCTTGTCCAGATGAGTCATCTGCCTTTTGTGACATGGAAGGGTGATCACTACTTTCACTGCTGGGTAGTGAGGATGCTGATTTCACCTCAAGTGACACCTCAAATTCTTCTGCAGTTGTTCTTTCTAAAACAGATGTAAAGGTGACCAAGAAGATATTGAAACAAGAACAAATGCTGGGAATGGAAAAAGTACAACCTGTACTGTAATTAGGTATATGTTATGGTCTTTTCATTTATAATTTACCAGCATCTGTCTTATCAGACCTATTTCATGAAAACCTTTTAAAAAATAAGAAGGCACCCAAGAAATTACATACCTTACAACATTAATGCATACATTGATACAGTAAATGAGGAGGGTCAGGAACACATTTTCATTGTAATTGATACAAAATAAACGTTAATTGACTATTCTGGGTTTTAATAGCTATGTGCTCAGCTATCATTTGTTGTGAAGGATTATTTGAGACACTACTAATATCTGAAAACATGTGATCTCATCTCAACAGCGTACTCTGTGTTCAATAGATTTTCCTCTGGCACATGGAGCTCTTACTGTGCCAAACAAAATGTTGAAACAATGAGCACGgttacatgcaaggaatattccgATTTTAATGGTGGCAGTATTTAGTTTGTGCACAAGTCATGTGAACTATATTTATTCCAAATGCGTCTGTGTTCCCTGAATATTTCAGAATGTGTTGTAAACTAAAAACCTACAATATTCTGTGTTAAACCAGACTGCTCAATGCATGCAATTGCACTCACAGATCTAATTTGAGGACCCTGTTCCAGTTGATGGTTACCTGATGTTTGACTTGTGGTGTAGTCCTCCTCGCCTGGTGTCACTGTTGTGGAGGTTAATGTCTCTGCTGATGTTTTCTCCAGTGACTCCACAGCAGTGGTGTCACTTACTGGTCCTTGGGGAGTGGCTGAGGGCACTGTGGCCACCGCTGATGATTCAGTAGGTCTGTTTTCCACTTCCAAACCTGATTCAGTTTCAATTGGATTGTCTTCCAGTGTCAAGCCTGATTTGGGTTCAATAGGGTTGTCCTCCACTGTGGTCAACGCTGATTTGGGTTCAATAGGGTTGTCTTCCACTAGCAGATGTGATTCAGGGGTGGCAGGGTTG
This is a stretch of genomic DNA from Engraulis encrasicolus isolate BLACKSEA-1 chromosome 6, IST_EnEncr_1.0, whole genome shotgun sequence. It encodes these proteins:
- the LOC134450868 gene encoding mucin-16-like isoform X5 — translated: MPEKRLKTRRTVIVPYGLKTWLECVTQAVARECPKHMGQFLADYSQELLQYRDDNPTMNITDLSLGYRTSRGMRPSLKKYYFRNFEQRVIIPFGTRNLKAWLQGTGQTDEPGDSVVHKSKGKIRNHGTNMSRSVGLCMTQCPLQSCIVKSREDTEEDPSVTISEDIPDTVTSLVPTPNLSQAPLGDLQEVCEAKHKLCCQPPQMPEQTLIEDVCIADDNELLTVSTMVASYLSDTVAEFSICDSELVTQQKSNALQEIPFTEETVSDDRHESTETSQETSVKIPPPPQTAEAHHPKEHKHQVAVRASTEQVDLIYPCQMYRSSYNSSPQVQDVSPSKAVSERSPCQTVPQSQKEESTEKTSEPPGVMDEPGSDDAEDDTELFVLYSVPSDQCLRSSADSGSSMNSDESGGLFQTQEDTADNHVTDGNVSSLETMESKQSSASLSSVESEGTIDIPQESPQPGLEDRLCPGDGTQIEMDIGHDDDATEMTRNIGLRLSFESIDLSHSHSHTRFHSHSHTRLSSHVKSAHAALAHEEVDSSACSSIEYNLYTSALGDSSITVLFEDSEEDDYISESESAADTECVADSDSIPDIVILHEAPLVEEMTETSLEADMQDLHKSDSPLVNSHQSLTEEQHPTLSTETTTTEGAEEEDGVPHVVVVHKAPSEEECFDVCLPQQVGHISETGLATAAPELSKEAPRHKAIGDSVKSTENISYPTSSPKTSCMLDTAVESDSHPHVAINLKPPSEMSVQDDSHSLHAESQEPESTVVHSVPLMTQEADYAPDKASSGEEIPESGVVIRPVERVPSATSKTSQVEVSLSTHDAVNIHRLGSDTAVETLPESTEQIGDGLRANGQDEIDTDVDQTEIRSPRLSAAQHSSGIVSVVISSEHLKTSASSSLPAPVKSTEDGSELQAKGEVCVSSEQTMPVANDSNRTLEREDPYQTVTPVVPPTHVLNGENVAETMESTLSTPQTPTLSPKTSELERVSTTACQNSSHDVGSLRDEDTISDEEPTVVTGVPLRLSKESLDLTSSHSHTRLQSSSKQSLKDVSRLSSLVQCSYTASATEVVDSSTYSSMEYNHLSPANTASSITVLFEDSEEDDYISESESTERVGDTDAFPDIVIIHKALSIEEMPDTDFEADRQDLRKSESSLAFASPSLIEAKGSEYAPMSAITTEDAELEDGVPHVVIIHKGPSEEEFLDTSLTLHAENICGPGSAATETTVTAPEPPAMTSRGQSIGDTATASESSRCPTSTPRTSGLLAVPLATSQGPVSYTTAAESLEKTSAETLTSTTVTPGEEDYTTSQTSERTQAEEGCEVSLEVKSASSLPSSESSDHPSMSQEADDPSGLDEISSKVSADVPVDELGLFGLLGLLPVDKDVLSEKTSVAVECSRAVNIDMEVQCKIEASSASSGENITQRVESVERLISPLTTVEDNPIQPESAVSMEDNPATPESHLLVEDNPIEPKSALTTVEDNPIEPKSGLTLEDNPIETESGLEVENRPTESSAVATVPSATPQGPVSDTTAVESLEKTSAETLTSTTVTPGEEDYTTSQTSERTTAEEFEVSLEVKSASSLPSSESSDHPSMSQKADDSSGQDEISSKVSADVPVDELRLFGLLGLLPVDKDVLSEKTSEAVECSRAENLDMEVQCKIQASSASSGENITQRVESVERLISPELSSTSERENAKPVDVPLEVVWASAQLSTETTLSEELQRSSPDLPAMVPAEDHSQLLSSSDNISSPKTLDAAKCSSHANLDQKAYETAAEISVSEIIASSVEWIKRDTNLDVHNSGSESAVVGPAVTSVYMATDIIKTETKHELSTAVSLEEPVDLSLQVNSASLQPSTQIGDVLPMSQVADYLEMLPEPCMPSVLEASGTCDGSQDDGGLSANVDSIVIAPPETLENVVTYITTTGQEEAESDYAVLGSAGISGCMVTVQDETNADVSQVGTRIPRLSPQLSSSDVSKRASSEQLQRCMAIDTVTTGQDEISTDVSPEEPVDVSLDVNSASSQPSTEKSDEPTVSEVASDLEMLPEPNMPAVLEREPSAICVGSLDDGNLSASDVEKSPSDSVVVALPDTSENGFTDITMSGQDETSTEVSQVGTRSPRLSPQLSSSDICESALSEEQLQRCMATDIITTGQDEISSDVEPLDISLEVAPPETSENIVTDIVPAGQDETGNGSAVVGSAGTSEDMAAGPHEISTNFSHMEPVDVSLEVKSPSSQQSIVRSDIPTMSEEASDLEMVPEPNMPAVLERVPSAICVGSLDGGNLSASDVEKSPSDSVVIAPPDSSENGFTDIIMTGQDETSTELSKVGTRSPRLSPQLSSSDICESASSEELLQRCMATDIITTGQDEISSDVEPLDISLEVAPPETSENIVTDIVPTGQDETGSDSAVVGSARTSEDMAAGPHEISTNFSHMEPVDVSLEVKSPSSQQSIVRSDIPTMSEEASDLEMVPEPNVPAVLERVPSAICVGSLDGGNLSASDEKSPSDSVVVAPPDSSENGFTDITMSGQDETSTEVSQVGTRSPRLSPQLSSSDICESALSEEQLQRCMAIDIITTGQDEISSDVEPLDISLEVAPPETSENIVSDIVPAGQDETGSDSAVVGSAGTSEDMAAGQDDISTNFSNVKPVGVSFEVNSSSSQSDPERSDVPTMSEAANDMEMIPEPNMPAVLERVPSAICIGSLDDGNLSANVVQKSPGDSVLVAPPDTSENGFADIIMTGQDETSTEVSQVGTRSPRLSPQLSSSDICESALSEEQLQRCMAIDIITTGQDEISSDVEPLDISLEVAPPETSENIVTDIVPTGQDETGSDSAVVGSAGTSEDMAAGPHEISTNFSLVEPVDVSLEVKSPSSQQSIVRNDVLPMSQVDNNSVNLPDPCLGNDLPFQKTLDAAQCSSHMNLEEDLQENSETAVVVSEIITHNGIEIIKEDEKLQCCPLSPKHSFTSERNDVFSMLHMADDSENLPDPCLGNDLPIQKTMDAAQCSSHTHLEEENLKTNSETAVEKGVAEIITHYGIENIEQDEKLQCSPLSLKHSFTSENCCTVDILGKKVASPKTSIEKLSPSLISTYVEEAELTPCGLLTQNTCPMEEPPRSGITSDVLEGVSSPSTGSVDDVHLSVTDTSDSEKSGVVEEISMAVVNSPVLDIQSLESDSAVVAPAGSAEERAPFIKTPSAVVLSTKSSGVVLCSSESNVVAEPPSEVSEFRCCPPSSTNEEVIIIETLNSGGTEISPRTSPSLSWTSENLNQVQSLDELSTSGFTKAPVEDSLDVESELDMDETATVEEVNPQAPSSTTHSAEHLIDTLPTDPTLASALETPSTGASADSVGVGIERSRENIAFPRLSPKVSMILQRSPSLDKLQGRHPSPKGSRTRCQSVPPIKCCSETVEEIPIRRRTSSDRLESPRVSRKPSKECLPSFERSTQTSTPCLPRIDQATQISRTVLVSASHSTQTSKTLLPIATPESRTLLPTIDRDTQISHKPMQGVDKESQMSRTSVKLCHQGSQVSPESQDSQMTRVCGASPAKTTQETSSPTCQTSSANNWDDRSHTVCDIHPGSESPTGQVAERLPKEKTWTLYQLGHKSDGGLLSTQALSRPPFHGEAYIRSFGPGAVLLSERPGRRLRTLSPPITGKLVAASAFEQGRRPPSLLPHQLVIFPPHPPNRASSNPPDYVLVVDTEDFDRRLFSNVAAGPSQPHTVP